A genome region from Glycine max cultivar Williams 82 chromosome 5, Glycine_max_v4.0, whole genome shotgun sequence includes the following:
- the LOC100810071 gene encoding 21 kDa protein — MASKLLLTLSLLLLTLILHTFGTTALAKRTNPNPPPNQNPTTTEFIKSSCKATRYPAACVQTLSGYASAIRQSEQQLAVTALSVSVSKTRSCASFVKGMKPREYNALRDCVENMNDSVDRLNQSVKELGLVGMGMGMGKAKGKGKAKDFAWHVSNVQTWVSAAITDQDTCLDGLDGPHVDANLRASVRPRVVYASQVTSNALALVNHFASKYRSA, encoded by the coding sequence ATGGCATCAAAACTACTACTAACCCTTTCTCTGCTACTCCTAACTCTCATCCTTCACACGTTTGGCACCACCGCACTTGCCAAACGAACCAACCCAAACCCACCCCCAAACCAaaacccaacaacaacagaattcATCAAGTCCTCATGCAAGGCCACGCGCTACCCCGCCGCGTGCGTTCAAACCCTCTCGGGCTATGCCAGCGCGATTCGCCAGAGCGAGCAGCAACTCGCTGTCACGGCCCTCTCCGTGAGCGTGTCCAAGACGCGCTCATGCGCGTCGTTTGTGAAGGGAATGAAGCCCAGAGAGTACAACGCATTGCGTGACTGCGTAGAGAACATGAACGACAGCGTGGACCGTCTCAACCAATCGGTGAAGGAGCTCGGGCTCGTGGGTATGGGTATGGGTATGGGTAAGGCCAAGGGTAAGGGTAAGGCAAAGGACTTCGCGTGGCACGTGAGTAATGTTCAGACTTGGGTTAGCGCTGCCATCACTGATCAGGACACGTGTCTCGATGGGCTTGATGGGCCCCACGTGGACGCCAACTTGCGGGCTTCCGTTAGGCCCAGGGTTGTGTATGCTTCTCAGGTCACTAGTAATGCTCTTGCGTTGGTTAATCACTTTGCCTCCAAGTATCGTTCTGCTTAG